A genomic segment from Candidatus Brocadia sinica JPN1 encodes:
- a CDS encoding FMN-binding glutamate synthase family protein has product MSFSKPNASAATRTKNRTPNDRTHASGMCSVCVDECPGLCEIGKSAFRASENLYPQPFGTITAGADKDYPVDFSHLNIMGTAVGAVGIEANSDKAIFENVNAETRLGKDKGIKLKLPIMIPGLGSTNVAKTHWDGIAVGSAISGTGLTIGENVGGMDVNTKLENGKIVHCPDIEYRVKTFQTWQQDGYGVIVMQENVEDSRLGVLEYGINKLGVQAVEMKWGQGAKDIGGEVKINSLEKARLLRDRGYIVLPDPYDNTVASLFGKAFKEFERHSRVGMVNEEAFVKRVKELRKAGAKYIFLKTGAYRPADLARAVRYCSVAGVDVLTVDGAGGGTGMSPWHMMNEWGVPTLYIASLTYNYVHKLASKGQYVPDIILAGGFAFEDDIFKAMALGAPYVKAVGMARSPLCAAHVGKLIAEQIKKNDIDKTIEPYGKTMEEIFVLASRAKRLFGTNGREVPSGAIGVYSYYQRLSQGLRQLMCGARKFALEYLTRDDIVTLTREAAEVTGIKYIMDADIEEAEQILMGKEKPSKPVAKGKPKVSSKPVTKGKGKAKK; this is encoded by the coding sequence ATGTCATTTTCAAAACCAAATGCGTCTGCTGCAACACGTACAAAAAACAGAACACCTAACGATAGAACACATGCCAGCGGCATGTGTTCGGTTTGCGTGGATGAGTGTCCGGGCTTATGCGAAATCGGGAAGTCTGCCTTCAGGGCATCGGAAAATTTATACCCGCAGCCTTTCGGAACTATCACGGCCGGGGCAGACAAGGACTATCCCGTAGACTTTTCTCACTTAAATATTATGGGAACTGCCGTTGGAGCGGTGGGAATAGAGGCCAACAGCGATAAGGCAATTTTTGAGAACGTAAACGCAGAAACACGGTTAGGCAAAGACAAGGGGATTAAATTAAAGTTGCCTATCATGATTCCGGGTTTGGGTTCGACGAATGTCGCAAAAACACATTGGGATGGCATAGCTGTCGGTTCTGCAATTTCTGGCACCGGTTTAACTATTGGTGAAAATGTAGGCGGCATGGATGTCAATACAAAGCTGGAGAATGGAAAGATAGTTCATTGCCCGGATATTGAATACCGGGTAAAAACCTTCCAGACGTGGCAGCAGGATGGTTACGGTGTTATCGTAATGCAGGAAAATGTTGAAGATAGCCGGTTAGGCGTACTGGAGTATGGCATAAATAAATTAGGTGTACAGGCAGTTGAAATGAAATGGGGACAAGGCGCAAAGGATATTGGGGGAGAGGTTAAAATTAACAGTTTGGAAAAGGCAAGGCTGTTAAGAGACCGGGGCTATATTGTATTACCCGATCCGTACGATAATACCGTAGCATCTCTTTTTGGGAAGGCGTTTAAAGAATTTGAAAGACACTCTCGTGTCGGAATGGTCAATGAAGAGGCATTTGTAAAAAGGGTGAAAGAATTACGGAAGGCGGGCGCAAAATATATTTTCCTGAAGACAGGCGCTTATAGACCGGCAGATCTTGCAAGAGCGGTGCGCTATTGTTCTGTTGCTGGTGTAGATGTATTGACAGTTGACGGTGCCGGCGGTGGCACGGGCATGAGCCCCTGGCATATGATGAATGAATGGGGGGTGCCAACCTTATATATCGCATCTCTTACGTATAATTATGTACATAAATTGGCATCAAAGGGGCAGTACGTTCCGGATATTATCCTTGCCGGAGGCTTTGCCTTTGAGGATGATATCTTTAAAGCTATGGCGCTTGGCGCACCGTATGTCAAGGCTGTAGGAATGGCACGCTCTCCGCTCTGTGCTGCCCATGTGGGAAAATTAATTGCTGAGCAGATCAAGAAGAACGATATCGATAAAACGATTGAACCTTATGGAAAAACAATGGAAGAAATATTCGTTCTGGCATCCAGGGCAAAAAGACTGTTCGGCACAAACGGCCGGGAAGTACCTTCGGGGGCAATTGGTGTTTATTCATATTATCAACGTCTATCCCAGGGTCTGCGACAATTGATGTGCGGTGCAAGGAAGTTTGCCCTGGAATATTTAACAAGAGACGATATTGTAACTCTAACTCGTGAAGCAGCTGAAGTAACTGGTATAAAATATATTATGGATGCAGATATCGAAGAAGCGGAACAGATCCTCATGGGAAAAGAAAAACCGTCGAAGCCGGTAGCAAAGGGAAAACCAAAAGTATCCTCAAAACCTGTAACCAAGGGAAAGGGTAAGGCGAAAAAATAA
- a CDS encoding cofactor-independent phosphoglycerate mutase: MKYCIIVPDGMADYPIDKLSGRTPVETARTPNLDFLAQNGQLGVVRTIPGGFPAGSDVANLTLLGYDPREYYSGRAPLEAASIGIKLGDDDWAFRCNFITASEDTLEDFCAGHIKTDEASVLIKLLNDHLSNDIIHFYPGKSYRHIMVYRGSQKMDAKCFPPHDIMGQSIQKHLPKGHGSEILTDLMERSRTFLSNHDINKVRIDLEENPANMIWLWGQGHRPKMPTFKERFNLTGAVITAVDLIKGIACYLGWDIIHVPGATGYLDTNYANKGHYAIQALETHDVVLIHIEAPDEAGHEGNVHEKVQAIEQVDCKIIGPVLEAKSKFRDLRILVLPDHYTPIVKRTHTPESVPFAAYGAGIEKGIGLPYSEANAHASGLHIKEGHRLIEHLISGSFR; this comes from the coding sequence TTGAAATACTGCATTATTGTCCCTGACGGAATGGCGGACTACCCCATAGACAAACTCAGCGGCAGAACTCCCGTTGAAACGGCACGTACTCCCAACCTTGATTTTCTTGCACAAAATGGTCAGCTTGGCGTTGTTCGGACCATTCCAGGCGGATTTCCCGCAGGCAGTGACGTAGCGAACCTTACCCTATTAGGGTATGATCCCAGGGAATACTACTCAGGACGCGCACCCCTCGAGGCTGCCAGTATTGGCATCAAACTTGGCGACGACGATTGGGCATTTCGGTGCAACTTTATTACCGCCAGTGAAGATACCCTGGAAGACTTTTGCGCCGGTCACATTAAGACTGATGAAGCGTCCGTTCTTATCAAATTGCTAAACGATCATTTGAGTAACGACATCATCCATTTTTATCCTGGCAAGAGCTATCGCCACATCATGGTATACAGGGGCTCACAGAAGATGGACGCAAAATGTTTTCCACCCCATGATATCATGGGCCAATCAATTCAAAAACACCTCCCCAAAGGTCATGGAAGCGAAATCCTTACCGACCTCATGGAGCGCTCCCGGACGTTTCTGTCGAATCATGATATAAACAAGGTGCGTATAGACCTGGAAGAAAACCCCGCAAATATGATCTGGCTTTGGGGACAGGGACATCGTCCTAAAATGCCCACGTTCAAAGAACGGTTTAACCTCACGGGTGCCGTTATTACCGCCGTAGATTTGATCAAAGGCATTGCCTGCTACCTTGGATGGGACATCATACATGTACCTGGTGCAACCGGCTATCTCGACACGAATTATGCCAACAAGGGTCACTATGCCATCCAGGCGCTGGAAACCCATGATGTGGTGTTGATCCACATAGAGGCCCCCGATGAGGCAGGACACGAGGGTAACGTACATGAAAAAGTGCAAGCCATTGAACAGGTGGACTGCAAGATAATCGGGCCTGTCCTTGAAGCGAAAAGCAAATTCCGTGACCTGCGTATCCTGGTGCTTCCTGACCATTATACCCCCATTGTCAAACGAACCCATACCCCGGAATCCGTTCCTTTTGCAGCCTATGGTGCTGGCATAGAAAAGGGTATTGGACTTCCCTATAGTGAGGCAAACGCCCACGCCTCAGGTCTTCACATAAAGGAGGGCCATCGATTGATTGAACACCTCATTTCCGGTTCTTTTCGGTAA
- a CDS encoding acetate--CoA ligase family protein yields the protein METFFNPLSVAIVGATEKPGSLPGIILKNLLGKGFQGKIYPVNPKYGMVFGLKCFPSILDIPDEVALTVIAIPASLVLDVVKQQAQKRIHHAIIISAGFREMGAEGIEMEEQIRQVAIGNDIKILGPNCLGVLDNYTNFTTSFLSWERVSNPKKGSLSILSQSGAFAVALLDLATLEGLGIARMVNYGNRIDVGESTLLPFLSDDIHTKVIAIYMESVDHGRKFIEAAKACSKKKPIVALKVGKGAAGIAAAKSHTGAIAGNYEIYKAAFLKSGIIEANGLEEFIDGVKALSMQNPPKGNRILIVTNGGGFGVIVADHCSENGLEVPLPSPRLKEKLKSKFSAFYVVNNPVDLTGSACDRDYYTALQTCMIESDEYDAAIIIPLMAPQGMTERVVDLVTDIMNRSGKPAVICTVGGAFTTKVKQLFEEREFPVYPSPERGVKAMSMLLKRRVLQEGAGHSDIKYRD from the coding sequence ATGGAAACTTTTTTTAATCCTTTATCGGTTGCCATTGTTGGCGCTACTGAAAAACCAGGCAGTTTACCGGGCATTATCCTGAAAAACCTCCTCGGTAAGGGTTTTCAGGGCAAGATATACCCGGTAAATCCCAAATACGGGATGGTTTTTGGCTTAAAATGTTTTCCTTCGATACTGGATATCCCGGATGAAGTAGCATTAACGGTAATCGCCATTCCTGCGTCGCTGGTATTGGATGTCGTAAAGCAACAGGCGCAAAAAAGAATTCATCATGCCATAATTATCAGCGCTGGTTTCCGTGAAATGGGCGCTGAAGGTATCGAAATGGAAGAGCAGATCAGACAGGTTGCAATCGGAAATGACATCAAGATTCTCGGTCCTAATTGTTTGGGGGTTCTGGATAATTATACCAATTTTACCACCTCATTCCTGTCATGGGAAAGGGTCAGCAACCCGAAAAAAGGTTCGCTCTCAATCCTCTCTCAGAGTGGCGCCTTTGCCGTGGCCCTGCTGGACCTGGCGACACTGGAGGGACTAGGTATAGCCAGGATGGTAAACTACGGAAACAGAATCGACGTGGGGGAATCCACTCTCTTGCCATTTTTAAGTGATGATATCCATACAAAGGTAATTGCTATCTATATGGAGTCAGTCGACCATGGTAGGAAGTTTATTGAAGCAGCCAAAGCCTGCTCAAAGAAAAAGCCTATTGTAGCACTTAAGGTTGGAAAGGGTGCAGCCGGTATTGCAGCCGCCAAATCCCATACAGGCGCAATTGCGGGAAACTATGAAATATACAAAGCAGCATTCCTGAAATCCGGGATTATTGAGGCAAACGGTCTGGAGGAATTTATCGACGGTGTTAAGGCCCTTTCCATGCAAAATCCCCCGAAAGGAAACAGAATCCTCATTGTTACCAATGGCGGTGGCTTTGGCGTTATTGTGGCCGATCACTGTTCTGAAAACGGGCTGGAAGTCCCACTCCCCTCTCCCCGGTTAAAAGAGAAACTGAAAAGTAAATTCTCAGCGTTCTATGTGGTAAACAACCCTGTTGATCTGACCGGAAGTGCATGCGATAGAGACTATTACACTGCCTTACAGACGTGCATGATCGAAAGTGACGAATACGACGCTGCCATCATCATACCACTCATGGCGCCTCAGGGCATGACTGAGAGGGTGGTTGATCTCGTCACGGATATCATGAATCGATCGGGAAAGCCTGCTGTTATATGCACGGTGGGAGGTGCATTTACCACGAAGGTCAAACAGTTATTTGAAGAACGGGAGTTTCCTGTCTATCCATCTCCTGAACGGGGCGTAAAAGCTATGTCAATGCTTCTGAAAAGGAGGGTATTACAGGAAGGCGCTGGGCATTCGGATATAAAATACAGAGATTAG
- a CDS encoding lysophospholipid acyltransferase family protein: MHNFRTNYTKSPFPEGGRKGINHSTGVCIYRNFHRLPGFLNNCFFFALKAIGVVLLKVFYHTEVENRGSIPLQGPLIVAANHFSYMDPVVLQTIFPRRISFMMTELYYEGRWKWLFRVLHCICVKEKGSNIAALREGVEVLKKNDVLGIFPEGGVSREGRLQEGNPGIGFLVVKSGAPVIPAFISGTYEALPKGAKIPKISRIKVTFGRPLIFDNIENKENKKGIVEITNSIMEQIEKLSFSDKQTK, encoded by the coding sequence ATGCATAATTTCCGGACAAATTACACGAAATCCCCCTTTCCTGAAGGGGGGAGAAAGGGGATTAATCATTCAACAGGTGTATGTATTTACCGCAATTTCCATAGGCTCCCTGGTTTTCTGAACAATTGTTTCTTCTTTGCGCTCAAGGCAATAGGTGTTGTTTTGTTAAAGGTATTTTATCATACCGAGGTTGAAAATAGAGGGAGCATACCACTTCAGGGGCCGCTGATTGTGGCGGCAAACCATTTCAGTTACATGGATCCTGTCGTACTTCAAACGATATTTCCAAGGCGTATTTCTTTCATGATGACAGAACTGTATTACGAAGGACGTTGGAAATGGTTGTTTAGAGTATTACATTGTATCTGTGTTAAAGAGAAAGGTTCCAACATAGCCGCACTGAGAGAAGGCGTTGAAGTCTTGAAAAAGAACGATGTTCTGGGCATCTTCCCCGAAGGGGGTGTAAGCAGGGAGGGCCGTCTCCAGGAGGGAAACCCGGGTATCGGTTTTCTCGTTGTCAAGAGCGGCGCACCCGTCATTCCGGCTTTTATCTCCGGCACTTACGAGGCCTTACCAAAGGGCGCGAAGATACCAAAAATTTCCAGAATTAAAGTAACCTTTGGCAGACCCCTGATATTTGATAATATCGAAAATAAGGAAAATAAAAAAGGAATTGTGGAGATTACAAATTCGATTATGGAGCAGATTGAAAAACTATCTTTTTCTGATAAACAAACGAAGTGA
- a CDS encoding AAA family ATPase: MKVRTKTLANDRDFIKEKIEKIKKEVGKVIIGQDEMIESIIVALLSDGHILLEGYPGLGKTVTVKTLARVLDAKFKRVQFTPDLIPGDITGFEMWDPETRKSRIQKGPVFTNLLLADEINRAPAKVQSALLEAMQEKQVTIGRETYPLEKLFLVLATQNPIEISGTYLLPEAEIDRFMFKLKVRYPAYGDEREITERQIRDEEVELDVVLDTKEVISLRHTISEWLPLEETSVIVKYITRLVRATRPNEENGDLRNLVMYGASPRATIALAKAARVYAFILGDDIVLPEHVHKMAYPVLRHRIILTHEAESQGIDSDDIIEKILHRLPILE; the protein is encoded by the coding sequence GTGAAGGTACGGACAAAAACACTCGCGAATGACAGGGATTTTATCAAAGAAAAAATTGAAAAGATAAAAAAAGAAGTGGGAAAGGTTATTATTGGGCAGGATGAAATGATTGAGAGTATCATTGTTGCGCTTCTCTCGGACGGACACATTCTCCTGGAAGGTTATCCGGGGCTTGGAAAAACGGTAACGGTGAAAACCCTTGCCCGGGTATTGGATGCAAAATTCAAACGGGTGCAATTTACTCCGGACCTCATCCCCGGTGACATTACAGGATTTGAAATGTGGGATCCGGAAACAAGGAAAAGCCGGATACAAAAAGGGCCTGTATTTACCAACTTATTACTTGCGGATGAAATTAATCGTGCGCCGGCAAAGGTGCAAAGCGCCCTGCTCGAGGCGATGCAGGAAAAACAGGTGACTATTGGGCGGGAAACCTATCCTTTGGAAAAATTATTCCTTGTGTTGGCAACCCAAAACCCCATTGAGATATCAGGAACGTATCTGTTGCCGGAGGCAGAAATAGACCGATTCATGTTTAAACTAAAGGTGCGCTACCCGGCATACGGGGATGAAAGGGAAATTACAGAAAGGCAGATTCGGGATGAAGAGGTTGAACTAGACGTTGTTTTAGACACGAAAGAAGTGATCTCTTTAAGACACACAATTTCTGAATGGCTGCCTTTGGAAGAAACCTCAGTCATCGTAAAATATATTACGCGCCTGGTCAGGGCAACAAGACCGAATGAAGAGAACGGGGATTTAAGAAATCTCGTGATGTACGGGGCATCACCCAGAGCAACCATTGCGTTAGCGAAAGCAGCCCGCGTTTATGCCTTTATTCTTGGAGATGATATAGTACTGCCGGAACATGTTCATAAAATGGCTTATCCCGTTTTACGGCATAGAATTATTCTCACCCATGAGGCTGAATCACAGGGTATTGATTCTGACGATATCATTGAAAAAATCCTTCATCGGCTCCCTATTTTGGAATAA
- a CDS encoding RHS repeat domain-containing protein has translation MGNVIKEINGRGMATEFVVNELNQQVKIIHAAAVPKQKGKKKPSLKAFQYATNIEYDYNDTVVKKEIENKDSNNGSLAGEFVEHIYAYDILDRLVKETQEVSEAETLTTEYRYDANENRVKIIFPGGNYQETIYDERDLVYRTTNICGCSGGSPNTTHNYDQNGNLIETIDGEDNNGDGKNDSALYAYDGFKQGHQNHGSYRKCH, from the coding sequence GTGGGAAACGTAATAAAAGAAATTAATGGCCGTGGCATGGCGACAGAATTTGTGGTAAATGAACTCAATCAGCAGGTAAAAATCATCCATGCCGCCGCCGTGCCAAAGCAAAAAGGAAAAAAGAAACCGTCGTTAAAGGCGTTCCAATATGCAACCAATATTGAGTATGACTATAATGATACCGTTGTAAAGAAAGAGATCGAAAATAAGGATAGTAATAACGGTTCTCTTGCTGGAGAATTTGTGGAACATATCTACGCATATGACATCCTTGACCGCCTGGTCAAGGAAACCCAGGAAGTCAGCGAGGCAGAGACATTGACCACCGAATACCGCTATGATGCAAATGAAAACAGGGTCAAGATTATTTTTCCGGGGGGAAATTATCAGGAGACGATATACGACGAACGAGACCTGGTATATCGCACCACAAATATATGCGGTTGCAGCGGGGGTTCTCCCAATACAACGCACAACTATGACCAGAACGGAAATCTCATTGAGACAATAGACGGTGAAGACAACAATGGAGATGGGAAGAACGATAGTGCCCTGTATGCATATGATGGTTTTAAACAGGGTCATCAAAACCACGGATCCTATAGGAAATGTCACTGA
- a CDS encoding vWA domain-containing protein, with product MTFASPLLFLLLIPFGFLYLFWREKKFLGYSSLYYMREPAGSKRLIARLNKPVFFGAAFFAIVAIAHPQTRYYQEKTALQGREIILSIDTSFSMTGTAIETIKKIVGDFIKKRSNDLIGITIFGTDAALIVVPTMETQLLEKSLERVQASQVGYQTAIGEGLFTSLTALFEKEMGKQFTIKDLRNSINKEYLADYAISFVKEMEQREVLKNKLIILFTDGIYNIGISPTRPLRLLKRMGIKAYVVAVKASDVTGVDPEVAAEHIEELKEAVESTGGKYYHAENFEEVAKFYNEIDKIERDKITIETVLKKKDLYLFPTLASLVLLLISVFLENVWMRVP from the coding sequence ATGACCTTCGCCAGCCCCTTACTCTTTCTGCTCCTCATCCCTTTTGGCTTCTTATATCTCTTTTGGAGGGAAAAGAAGTTTCTTGGGTATTCCAGCCTCTATTATATGAGAGAGCCTGCAGGGTCCAAACGGCTTATTGCCCGTCTCAATAAGCCTGTTTTTTTTGGCGCCGCGTTTTTTGCAATTGTGGCCATTGCACATCCGCAAACAAGGTATTACCAGGAGAAGACTGCCCTGCAGGGACGGGAAATCATCCTTTCTATAGATACTTCTTTTAGTATGACGGGAACGGCTATTGAAACGATAAAAAAGATTGTCGGTGATTTTATTAAAAAACGGTCGAATGACCTCATAGGTATTACGATCTTTGGTACGGATGCCGCCCTCATTGTTGTTCCTACCATGGAAACCCAATTACTGGAGAAATCCCTGGAACGTGTGCAGGCCTCTCAGGTGGGTTATCAAACGGCCATTGGAGAAGGTCTCTTTACCTCCCTCACAGCGCTGTTTGAAAAAGAGATGGGAAAGCAATTTACCATAAAAGACTTGAGAAATAGCATTAATAAAGAGTATCTTGCCGATTATGCCATTTCTTTTGTCAAAGAAATGGAACAAAGGGAGGTGCTGAAAAATAAGCTTATCATCCTCTTTACCGATGGAATATACAACATTGGTATCTCACCCACCAGACCCTTGCGCCTGTTGAAAAGAATGGGAATAAAGGCATATGTCGTGGCGGTCAAGGCTTCGGATGTTACTGGTGTAGATCCGGAAGTTGCGGCCGAACATATTGAGGAATTAAAGGAGGCCGTCGAATCAACCGGGGGAAAATATTACCATGCAGAGAATTTCGAAGAGGTTGCCAAATTCTACAACGAGATCGACAAAATCGAAAGGGACAAGATTACCATAGAAACCGTTCTCAAGAAGAAAGACCTTTATCTCTTCCCCACCCTTGCAAGCCTGGTTCTTCTTTTGATTTCAGTTTTTCTAGAAAATGTCTGGATGCGAGTACCATAA
- a CDS encoding alpha/beta hydrolase translates to MQQNSILSDLSLYNKEFTLGNGNTACLLIHGFGCGPIQMREIAERLCKWGFTARGILLPGHCGNTGGLSFNSHHDWKEKVEFEYRQLKMKYRQVVIIGLVF, encoded by the coding sequence ATGCAACAGAATTCTATACTGAGTGATTTGTCTCTCTATAACAAGGAATTTACCCTTGGTAATGGCAATACGGCGTGCCTGCTTATCCATGGTTTTGGCTGTGGACCAATCCAGATGCGGGAGATTGCGGAACGTTTGTGCAAATGGGGTTTTACCGCCAGGGGGATACTTTTACCGGGACATTGTGGGAATACGGGTGGACTCTCATTCAATTCACATCACGATTGGAAAGAAAAAGTGGAGTTTGAGTACCGTCAATTAAAGATGAAATACCGGCAGGTCGTTATTATCGGATTAGTTTTTTGA
- a CDS encoding MFS transporter, whose translation MHLDDKKAIFGWSMYDWANSAFATTIMAGFFPIFFKQFWSAGADATVSTARLGLANSIAGITVGLSAPVLGAIADKGTSKKRFLLFFAYMGAVMASSLYTVSKGNWPIAVMLYVLATIGFSGGNIFYDALITGVASEKKIDFVSALGFSLGYLGGGILFTLNVWMTRSPETFGFADAGETIKFSFLSVGIWWAVFSVPLFLFVKEPRNEKANSATGISMVKAGFAQLKETFHKIRHLKTIFLFLVAYWLYIDGVNTIVHMAVDYGISIGFESSDLIVALLVTQFVGFPAAIVFGYLGVKIGARRAIFIVIAVYLFVSIWGAFIQSKKEFFILAVIVGLVQGGIQALSRSYYAKIIPVDKSAEYFGFYNMLGKFSVVIGPVLIGGVGLLVKSMGYSSNIASRAGIISVSFFFIAGGTLFYFVHEEKGRDEAKYLS comes from the coding sequence ATGCATCTCGATGACAAGAAAGCAATCTTCGGATGGAGCATGTATGATTGGGCCAATTCAGCCTTTGCCACAACGATCATGGCTGGATTTTTTCCGATTTTTTTTAAACAATTCTGGAGTGCCGGCGCTGATGCCACCGTAAGTACTGCAAGATTAGGACTTGCAAATTCTATTGCCGGTATTACCGTGGGTCTGTCAGCTCCTGTATTGGGTGCTATTGCTGACAAAGGAACATCAAAAAAGAGGTTTCTTCTTTTTTTCGCTTACATGGGTGCGGTGATGGCTTCTTCGCTATACACGGTTTCAAAGGGTAATTGGCCTATTGCTGTTATGTTGTATGTCCTGGCAACCATTGGGTTCTCCGGAGGTAACATTTTCTATGACGCATTGATCACTGGTGTTGCATCTGAGAAGAAGATAGATTTTGTTTCTGCTTTGGGTTTTTCTCTGGGCTATCTGGGGGGTGGTATACTTTTCACTCTAAATGTATGGATGACCCGCAGTCCTGAAACATTCGGATTTGCAGATGCCGGAGAAACTATAAAATTCTCATTCCTCTCCGTAGGTATCTGGTGGGCAGTCTTTTCGGTTCCGCTATTCCTCTTTGTGAAAGAGCCAAGAAATGAAAAAGCTAATTCGGCTACAGGCATAAGCATGGTGAAGGCGGGTTTTGCTCAATTAAAAGAGACTTTTCATAAGATCCGACATTTAAAAACCATTTTTTTGTTCCTTGTCGCTTACTGGCTCTATATTGATGGTGTGAATACAATTGTACACATGGCAGTGGATTATGGCATTTCCATTGGCTTCGAATCCAGCGACTTAATCGTTGCATTGCTCGTCACCCAGTTCGTTGGTTTTCCAGCCGCCATAGTATTTGGTTACCTTGGGGTTAAGATAGGCGCCAGGCGTGCCATTTTTATCGTCATTGCAGTTTATCTGTTTGTTTCCATCTGGGGCGCCTTTATTCAAAGCAAAAAAGAGTTTTTTATCCTCGCCGTCATCGTTGGTCTGGTCCAAGGAGGTATTCAGGCGTTAAGTCGCTCATATTATGCAAAAATAATCCCTGTCGACAAATCAGCTGAGTACTTTGGCTTCTATAATATGCTCGGCAAATTCTCAGTTGTTATCGGCCCGGTCCTCATTGGGGGAGTAGGTCTACTAGTAAAATCTATGGGTTACAGCAGTAATATTGCATCACGAGCAGGCATCATATCGGTTTCGTTCTTCTTCATAGCAGGCGGAACTCTATTCTATTTCGTACATGAAGAGAAGGGAAGAGACGAGGCTAAATATTTGTCTTAA
- a CDS encoding DUF58 domain-containing protein, translated as MKRRIKLSLQRLIGNLFEGTFSSYVNALHGLELDELRQYQPGDDCKSIDWKATVKTGKLHVRMKLVDKRVTIVFLVDKSRSEKFGSFLTTKEEVQSGILSILVHAASETGNEIGFITFTDRVENYIQPKAGEKEALINVKNILHETPASTRTDLNSAFTFLHEKISPPALVFILSDFLAPYNYEQSLKMLSYLHEVIPIVISDRTESSLPDARGFLAVQDIETGTIKSVDISTALRESLPYLTLFRKLNIDHLALSTEENEEMWIKKISEFFDRRIRRGGRRRR; from the coding sequence ATGAAGAGGAGGATAAAGCTTTCATTACAGCGATTGATTGGAAACCTCTTCGAAGGAACGTTTTCCAGTTATGTGAATGCCCTGCATGGACTGGAACTTGATGAACTCCGGCAGTACCAGCCAGGGGATGATTGTAAGTCCATCGACTGGAAGGCAACGGTTAAAACCGGAAAACTCCACGTACGCATGAAATTAGTGGATAAACGAGTCACCATTGTATTTCTTGTTGACAAAAGCCGGTCGGAAAAGTTTGGTTCTTTTCTTACTACAAAAGAAGAGGTTCAATCAGGTATTCTCTCAATCCTTGTTCATGCCGCATCGGAAACTGGCAATGAAATAGGTTTTATTACATTTACCGATAGGGTAGAAAATTACATTCAGCCCAAAGCCGGCGAAAAGGAAGCGCTGATAAATGTTAAAAATATCTTACATGAAACACCCGCGAGTACCCGTACTGATTTAAATAGCGCGTTTACATTTTTACACGAAAAAATTTCTCCCCCGGCCCTGGTATTTATATTATCTGATTTTTTGGCGCCTTACAACTATGAACAATCGCTGAAAATGCTATCTTATCTGCACGAAGTAATTCCAATTGTTATTTCCGACAGAACAGAATCGTCCTTGCCTGATGCAAGGGGATTTCTGGCTGTTCAGGATATAGAGACAGGTACGATAAAATCGGTTGATATTTCAACCGCACTCAGAGAGTCTTTGCCTTACCTGACTTTGTTTCGGAAACTCAATATAGACCATCTTGCGCTGTCTACTGAGGAAAATGAGGAAATGTGGATTAAAAAAATCTCTGAATTTTTCGACAGACGTATCAGGAGAGGGGGGAGAAGGAGACGATGA